In Athene noctua chromosome 7, bAthNoc1.hap1.1, whole genome shotgun sequence, the following proteins share a genomic window:
- the LOC141962423 gene encoding dual specificity protein kinase CLK4-like, protein MLEWFEHHGHVCMVFELLGLSTFDFIRGNCFLPFSLEHIRQMAYQICRSVNFLHLNKLTHTDLKPGNILLVNSDYTEEYNPELECEERRLKNTDVKVADFGNATYDFDYHSPLVSTRPYRAPEVILALGWSQPCDVWSIGCILIGYYLGYAVFQTNDDREHLAMMERVLGPLPRHMIEKSRKHEYFHHGRLDWDEHSSAGRYVSSWCNPLKEFMTCHNSDHRNLFDLIEKMLEYDPAERITLEEALKHPFFSPLKRQKRKLPPVAEKADADVTPKRQKKY, encoded by the exons atgttggaatggtttgagcaCCATGGGCATGTCTGCatggtttttgagctgctggggctcagcacctttgacttcattagagggaattgcttcttgccattttcgctggagcacatcagacagatggcttatcagatctgcagatctgtgaact ttttgcacctgaacaagctgacacatacagatctgaagccaggaaatattttacttgtgaattcagaCTACACAGAAGAATATAACCCcgaactg GAATGCGAAGAACGGAGACTAAAAAATACGGACGTCAAAGTTGCGGACTTCGGGAACGCAACGTATGATTTCGATTATCACAGCcctttggtgtctacaagaccttacagagctcctgaagtgatcctag cgctggggtggtcacagccatgcgatgtttggagcataggatgtatcctcataggatactaccttggatacgcggtatttcag accaatgaCGACAGAGAACACCTGGccatgatggagcgagtactggggcctttgccaaggcacatgatagagaaaagcag GAAACACGAATATTTCCATCATGGCCGGCTGGACTGGgatgaacacagttctgctggaagatatgtctccagttggtgtaatcccctaaag GAATTCATGACCTGCCACAATTCGGACCACAGGAACCTCTTCGACCTCATTGAGAAGATGCTGGAGTACGACCCAGCcgagcgcattactctggaggaagcactgaaacatcctttcttcTCGCCCTTGAagcggcagaaaaggaagctgcctcctgtagctgagaaggctgatgcagatgttacaccaaagagacaaaaaaaatattaa
- the LOC141962667 gene encoding peptidyl-prolyl cis-trans isomerase-like 3 yields the protein MMLIFLVRFSRAVTLHTDVGDIKIELFCERTPKTCENFLALCASNYYSGCIFHRNIKGFMVQTGDPLGTGKGGNSIWGKKFEDEFSEYLKHSVRGVVSMANNGPNTNGSQFFITYGKQPHLDMKYTVFGKVIDGLETLDELEKLPVNEKTYRPLNEVRIKDVSVHANPFAL from the exons atgatgctgatttttcttgtacGCTTCTCCCGA GCTGTCACGCTGCATACTGACGTAGGCGATattaaaattgaactgttctGTGAGCGGACACCAAAGACCTGCGAA AATTTCCTGGCTCTTTGTGCTAGTAACTACTACAGTGGATGCATATTTCACCGGAATATAAAGGGCTTCATGGTTCAGACAGGAGATCCATTAG gcactgggaaaggaggtaACAGCATCTGGGGCAAGAAGTTTGAAGACGAATTCAGCGAATACCTGAAG cacAGTGTCCGTGGGGTAGTTTCAATGGCAAACAATGGCCCAAATACCAATGGATCACAGTTCTTCATCACTTACGGCAAGCAACCGCACCTAGACATGAAGTACACTGTGTTTGGAAA agttaTTGATGGCTTGGAGACCCTggatgagctggagaagctgcctgtgaATGAGAAAACCTACCGACCTCTCAATGAGGTTCGCATTAAAGATGTGTCGGTTCATGCCAACCCTTTTGCTCTGTAG
- the LOC141962368 gene encoding dual specificity protein kinase CLK4-like, with protein sequence MLEWFEHHGHVCMVFELLGLSTFDFIRGNCFLPFSLEHIRQMAYQICRSVNFLHLNKLTHTDLKPGNILLVNSDYTEEYNPELECEERRLKNTDVKVADFGNATYDFDYHSPLVSTRPYRAPEVILALGWSQPCDVWSIGCILIGYYLGYAVFQTNDDREHLAMMERVLGPLPRHMIEKSRKHEYFHHGRLDWDEHSSAGRYVSSWCNPLKEFMTCHNSDHRNLFDLIEKMLEYDPAERITLEEALKHPFFSPLKRQKRKLPPVAEKADADVTPKRQKKY encoded by the exons atgttggaatggtttgagcaCCATGGGCATGTCTGCatggtttttgagctgctggggctcagtacctttgacttcattagagggaattgcttcttgccattttcgctggagcacatcagacagatggcttatcagatctgcagatctgtgaact ttttgcacctgaacaagctgacacatacagatctgaagccaggaaatattttacttgtgaattcagaCTACACAGAAGAATATAACCCcgaactg GAATGCGAAGAACGGAGACTAAAAAATACGGACGTCAAAGTTGCGGACTTCGGGAACGCAACGTATGATTTCGATTATCACAGCcctttggtgtctacaagaccttacagagctcctgaagtgatcctag cgctggggtggtcacagccatgcgatgtttggagcataggatgtatcctcataggatactaccttggatacgcggtatttcag accaatgaCGACAGAGAACACCTGGccatgatggagcgagtactggggcctttgccaaggcacatgatagagaaaagcag GAAACACGAATATTTCCATCATGGCCGGCTGGACTGGgatgaacacagttctgctggaagatatgtctccagttggtgtaatcccctaaag GAATTCATGACCTGCCACAATTCGGACCACAGGAACCTCTTTGACCTCATTGAGAAGATGTTGGAGTACGACCCAGCcgagcgcattactctggaggaagcactgaaacatcctttcttcTCGCCCTTGAagcggcagaaaaggaagctgcctcctgtagctgagaaggctgatgcagatgttacaccaaagagacaaaaaaaatattaa
- the LOC141962668 gene encoding peptidyl-prolyl cis-trans isomerase-like 3, producing the protein MMLIFLVRFSRAVTLHTDVGDIKIELFCERTPKTCENFLALCASNYYNGCIFHRNIKGFMVQTGDPLGTGKGGNSIWGKKFEDEFSEYLKHSVRGVVSMANNGPNTNGSQFFITYGKQPHLDMKYTVFGKVIDGLETLDELEKLPVNEKTYRPLNEVRIKDVSVHANPFAL; encoded by the exons atgatgctgatttttcttgtacGCTTCTCCCGA GCTGTCACGCTGCATACTGACGTAGGCGATattaaaattgaactgttctGTGAGCGGACACCAAAGACCTGCGAA AATTTCCTGGCTCTTTGTGCCAGTAACTACTACAATGGATGCATATTTCACCGGAATATAAAGGGCTTCATGGTTCAGACAGGAGATCCATTAG gcactgggaaaggaggtaACAGCATCTGGGGCAAGAAGTTTGAAGACGAATTCAGCGAATACCTGAAG cacAGTGTCCGTGGGGTAGTTTCAATGGCAAACAATGGCCCAAATACCAATGGATCACAGTTCTTCATCACTTACGGCAAGCAACCGCACCTAGACATGAAGTACACTGTGTTTGGAAA agttaTTGATGGCTTGGAGACCCTggatgagctggagaagctgcctgtgaATGAGAAAACCTACCGACCTCTCAATGAGGTTCGCATTAAAGATGTGTCGGTTCATGCCAACCCTTTTGCTCTGTAG